Proteins encoded in a region of the Gopherus flavomarginatus isolate rGopFla2 chromosome 19, rGopFla2.mat.asm, whole genome shotgun sequence genome:
- the UBE2G1 gene encoding ubiquitin-conjugating enzyme E2 G1 isoform X1: protein MTELQSALLLRRQLAELNKNPVEGFSAGLIDDNDLYRWEVLIIGPPDTLYEGGVFKAHLTFPKDYPLRPPKMKFITEIWHPNVDKNGDVCISILHEPGEDKYGYEKPEERWLPIHTVETIMISVISMLADPNGDSPANVDAAKEWREDRNGEFKRKVARCVRKSQETAFE, encoded by the exons agctcAACAAAAATCCAGTGGAAGGTTTTTCAGCAGGTTTAATAGACGACAATGATCTTTACAGATGGGAAGTCCTCATTATTGGTCCTCCAGATACATTGTA TGAAGGTGGCGTCTTCAAGGCTCATCTCACTTTTCCAAAAGACTATCCTCTCAGGCCGCCAAAAATGAAGTTCATCACAGAAATCTGGCATCCCAATG TTGACAAGAACGGTGATGTCTGCATTTCCATTCTTCATGAGCCTGGAGAAGACAAATACGGCTATGAAAAACCTGAAGAACGCTGGCTTCCCATCCACACAGTGGAAACTATAATGATTAGTGTCATTTCTATGCTGGCAGATCCCAATGGTGACTCTCCTGCTAATGTCGATGCAGCG AAAGAATGGAGAGAAGACAGGAATGGAGAATTCAAAAGGAAAGTTGCCCGCTGTGTAAGAAAAAGCCAAGAGACTGCTTTTGAGTGA
- the UBE2G1 gene encoding ubiquitin-conjugating enzyme E2 G1 isoform X2, whose translation MIFTDGKSSLLVLQIHCSGVFKAHLTFPKDYPLRPPKMKFITEIWHPNVDKNGDVCISILHEPGEDKYGYEKPEERWLPIHTVETIMISVISMLADPNGDSPANVDAAKEWREDRNGEFKRKVARCVRKSQETAFE comes from the exons ATGATCTTTACAGATGGGAAGTCCTCATTATTGGTCCTCCAGATACATTGTA GTGGCGTCTTCAAGGCTCATCTCACTTTTCCAAAAGACTATCCTCTCAGGCCGCCAAAAATGAAGTTCATCACAGAAATCTGGCATCCCAATG TTGACAAGAACGGTGATGTCTGCATTTCCATTCTTCATGAGCCTGGAGAAGACAAATACGGCTATGAAAAACCTGAAGAACGCTGGCTTCCCATCCACACAGTGGAAACTATAATGATTAGTGTCATTTCTATGCTGGCAGATCCCAATGGTGACTCTCCTGCTAATGTCGATGCAGCG AAAGAATGGAGAGAAGACAGGAATGGAGAATTCAAAAGGAAAGTTGCCCGCTGTGTAAGAAAAAGCCAAGAGACTGCTTTTGAGTGA